From Schistocerca americana isolate TAMUIC-IGC-003095 chromosome 11, iqSchAmer2.1, whole genome shotgun sequence, the proteins below share one genomic window:
- the LOC124553568 gene encoding transcription initiation factor TFIID subunit 12-like, with protein MPPFDAPPAGGPARNPPPAPEEAGAAPHARTRLHDIVKELDPNERLSDEVEDVLLELADDFVEATVRAACLSARHRRSAVVEARDVQLHLERHWNMWLPGFGTEELQPYAPAAEGEAHRRRMELVREAAGK; from the coding sequence ATGCCGCCGTTCGACGCGCCGCCGGCGGGCGGCCCGGCGCGGAACCCGCCGCCGGCGCCCGAggaggcgggggcggcgccgcACGCGCGGACGCGGCTGCACGACATCGTCAAGGAGCTGGACCCGAACGAGCGGCTGTCGGACGAGGTGGAGGACGTGCTGCTGGAGCTGGCCGACGACTTCGTGGAGGCGACGGTGCGGGCCGCCTGCCTGTCGGCGCGCCACCGCCGCTCCGCCGTCGTGGAGGCCCGCGACGTGCAGCTGCACCTGGAGCGCCACTGGAACATGTGGCTGCCGGGCTTCGGCACGGAGGAGCTGCAGCCGTACGCCCCGGCTGCCGAGGGGGAGGCCCACCGCCGCCGCATGGAGCTCGTGCGCGAGGCCGCCGGCAAGTGA